The Spirosoma radiotolerans genome has a window encoding:
- a CDS encoding SusD/RagB family nutrient-binding outer membrane lipoprotein: MKAAAALAPKFDDQKTVYESLITLLDEAIVDLKANPFTGSFGTSDIVFGGNVTKWIQFANSLKMRILIRQSKVAGREAYIKTEVNKIVTEGSGFITGTDVGIGGPSFFQPAAGQLNPVYDRWGYNETGAKRALNNYPRPTQFLVNSLKAAGDTLRLKRIAYANGGENSNTPGVSTKAEIMANYSGTPFGASSGYLPTNTVSLGPSLIVKGEYNRAYIIMTASEIQFLLAEAKQRYSDVTLPSSAQAYFEEGIVQSFRVLGANVAGAAAFKGSKIQNYDWDASTDKLAAIAIQKWIALTNFSGLEAWAEYRRTNLPVTPQSIQVPDNKRPVRLFYPNTEGGSNSANVTAQGTIDVFTTKLFWDVD; the protein is encoded by the coding sequence TTGAAAGCAGCTGCTGCACTCGCGCCAAAATTCGACGACCAGAAGACCGTTTATGAGTCGTTGATTACCCTGCTGGATGAAGCTATCGTCGATCTGAAAGCGAACCCGTTCACAGGTAGTTTCGGTACATCAGATATCGTTTTCGGTGGCAACGTAACCAAATGGATTCAATTCGCCAATTCGCTTAAAATGCGCATTCTGATTCGTCAATCCAAAGTGGCTGGCCGGGAAGCGTACATTAAGACTGAGGTCAACAAAATTGTAACCGAAGGTTCAGGCTTTATCACGGGAACGGATGTTGGCATTGGTGGTCCATCGTTCTTTCAGCCAGCGGCTGGTCAGTTAAACCCCGTCTATGATCGCTGGGGCTACAACGAAACGGGCGCCAAACGGGCGTTGAATAACTACCCACGGCCAACGCAGTTTCTGGTGAACAGCCTCAAAGCAGCTGGTGATACCCTTCGATTGAAGCGTATTGCGTATGCCAATGGTGGTGAGAATAGCAACACACCGGGTGTGAGCACGAAAGCTGAAATCATGGCAAACTATTCAGGAACACCGTTTGGCGCCAGTTCAGGCTATTTGCCCACGAACACAGTTTCTTTGGGACCCAGCCTGATCGTAAAGGGTGAATATAACCGGGCATACATTATTATGACCGCGTCTGAAATACAGTTCCTGCTGGCAGAAGCCAAACAACGGTACTCTGATGTTACCTTGCCAAGTTCGGCTCAGGCTTATTTTGAAGAAGGTATTGTGCAGTCCTTCCGTGTATTGGGAGCTAACGTTGCCGGTGCCGCTGCGTTTAAAGGCAGCAAAATTCAGAACTACGACTGGGATGCATCGACCGATAAACTAGCCGCCATTGCCATTCAGAAATGGATTGCCTTGACCAACTTCAGCGGTCTGGAAGCCTGGGCTGAATACCGCCGGACGAATCTGCCGGTTACGCCACAAAGCATCCAGGTGCCAGACAACAAACGGCCTGTGCGTCTTTTCTATCCCAACACGGAAGGTGGCTCAAATTCAGCAAACGTAACGGCACAGGGTACTATCGATGTGTTCACGACCAAACTGTTCTGGGATGTTGACTAA
- the meaB gene encoding methylmalonyl Co-A mutase-associated GTPase MeaB: MRHRLAPDHYATGILAGDRLVLSQAITLIESKRPDDQVLAQQVLERILPNSGKSIRVGITGVPGVGKSTFIEAFGTYLTGLGHRLAVLTVDPTSQRSGGSLLGDKTRMETLSMNPNAYIRPSPAGDSLGGVGHRTRETMLLCEAAGFDLILVETVGVGQSETVVHGMVDFFLLLMLAGAGDELQGMKRGIMELADALAITKADGDNQQLANRARVEYENALHLFPPTGNGWFPPVLTCSALTGVGIDALWATIQGQQQLTSENGHRTHRRQEQQLTWFRSLLRQRLESSFYDQPDMRNRLAIIEDQVRVGTLLPVPAIETLLSQSPTGH; the protein is encoded by the coding sequence ATGCGCCACCGACTCGCTCCTGATCACTATGCCACGGGCATACTCGCTGGCGACCGGCTGGTTCTGAGTCAGGCGATTACGCTCATCGAGAGCAAAAGACCCGATGATCAGGTGTTGGCTCAGCAGGTTCTGGAGCGTATTTTACCAAATTCAGGCAAATCTATTCGGGTCGGGATAACGGGGGTTCCGGGCGTTGGCAAGAGTACATTTATCGAAGCCTTCGGCACCTATTTGACCGGCCTTGGCCATCGGCTGGCTGTCCTCACCGTCGACCCAACCAGCCAGCGTTCGGGCGGCAGTTTACTGGGCGATAAAACACGCATGGAAACCCTCTCGATGAATCCGAACGCTTATATTCGTCCTTCTCCGGCCGGGGATTCTCTGGGCGGTGTCGGTCACCGCACCCGCGAAACAATGCTCCTCTGCGAAGCGGCCGGTTTCGATCTGATTCTGGTTGAGACCGTGGGCGTCGGTCAGTCGGAAACCGTTGTTCATGGCATGGTCGATTTTTTTCTGTTGCTCATGCTGGCCGGTGCCGGGGATGAACTGCAGGGAATGAAGCGCGGTATAATGGAACTGGCCGATGCGCTGGCCATTACCAAAGCCGACGGCGACAACCAACAGTTGGCCAACCGCGCCCGGGTGGAGTATGAAAATGCGCTTCACCTGTTTCCGCCCACGGGCAACGGGTGGTTCCCACCGGTACTGACCTGCTCAGCCCTAACGGGTGTGGGCATCGACGCGCTTTGGGCAACCATTCAGGGACAACAGCAGCTCACCAGCGAAAACGGCCACCGCACCCACCGACGGCAGGAACAACAGCTTACCTGGTTTCGGTCCTTGTTACGGCAACGGCTGGAAAGCAGCTTTTATGACCAGCCTGATATGCGCAACCGCCTGGCGATTATTGAAGACCAAGTTCGCGTCGGTACGCTCCTCCCCGTTCCAGCCATTGAAACCTTATTGAGCCAATCGCCCACCGGGCATTAG
- a CDS encoding 2-C-methyl-D-erythritol 4-phosphate cytidylyltransferase gives MTDTNRPSDTFSTTNFAIIVAGGNGSRMKSDIPKQFLLLKGKPILQHTIEQFLAVDLPLFTDSQIVDPVSEKIGIILVLPERERAIWDKLCNENNFHPAIQIVAGGTTRFQSVRNGLNAIAAPAGIVAVHDGVRPFVLPEIIRNSFETAARTGSAVTCVPVKDSVRVVGADGVSQAVDRSQYRLVQTPQTFRLDLFRQAFQTQEQAFFTDCASVMEYAGFPITLIDGAYENIKITTPEDLR, from the coding sequence ATGACGGATACAAATCGCCCTTCGGACACCTTCTCAACGACCAACTTTGCCATTATTGTAGCGGGGGGGAATGGCAGCCGAATGAAGTCGGACATACCCAAGCAATTTTTACTTCTGAAGGGCAAACCCATTCTTCAGCACACCATCGAGCAGTTTCTGGCCGTTGACCTTCCGCTATTTACTGACTCCCAGATCGTAGATCCTGTATCCGAAAAAATCGGCATTATCCTTGTCCTGCCCGAACGCGAACGGGCTATATGGGATAAACTCTGCAATGAGAATAACTTTCATCCGGCTATTCAAATCGTTGCGGGTGGCACTACCCGGTTTCAGTCGGTGCGTAACGGCCTGAATGCCATTGCGGCTCCTGCCGGTATAGTCGCTGTTCACGATGGTGTCCGGCCGTTTGTGTTGCCGGAAATTATTCGAAACAGTTTCGAAACGGCCGCCCGAACAGGCTCGGCCGTCACCTGTGTGCCAGTCAAGGATTCGGTCCGGGTCGTTGGGGCCGACGGGGTTAGCCAAGCCGTCGACCGAAGTCAGTATCGGTTGGTGCAAACACCCCAGACCTTTCGGCTGGACTTGTTTCGGCAGGCTTTTCAAACCCAGGAGCAGGCATTTTTTACGGACTGCGCCAGCGTGATGGAATACGCCGGTTTTCCGATTACCCTGATTGACGGAGCATACGAGAACATAAAAATTACAACGCCGGAAGACCTACGCTGA
- the queA gene encoding tRNA preQ1(34) S-adenosylmethionine ribosyltransferase-isomerase QueA: MKLSEFKFDLPESLIAKYPVERGESRLMVVDRKAKTIEHKQFSDMLGYFSDGDVMVINNTKVFPARLYGNKEKTGAKIEVFLLRELNREMKLWDVLVDPARKIRVGNKLYFGDSDLVAEVIDNTTSRGRTIRFLFDGNHEEFMKAVDELGETPIPREMNREAEEADRDAYQTVFAQHVGAVAAPTAGLHFTRAMMKRMEIKGIHFAPVTLHVGLGTFRQVDVEDLTKHKTDSENYRIPEDSAKVVNTALDAGKRVCAVGTTSLKAIESSVSANSRLKPVEGWTDKFIFPPYDFKIANSLLTSLHLPESILIMMTSAFGGHELIKEAYQVAIKEKYRFFSYGDAMLII; the protein is encoded by the coding sequence ATGAAGTTATCCGAATTCAAATTTGATTTACCCGAAAGTCTTATAGCCAAATACCCGGTTGAGCGGGGTGAATCGCGGCTAATGGTTGTAGACCGAAAAGCCAAAACTATTGAGCACAAGCAGTTTTCGGATATGCTGGGTTACTTCAGCGATGGCGACGTGATGGTGATCAATAACACCAAAGTTTTTCCGGCAAGATTATACGGTAATAAAGAAAAAACAGGGGCTAAAATAGAAGTTTTCCTGTTGCGGGAACTGAACCGCGAAATGAAACTCTGGGATGTTCTGGTCGATCCCGCCCGTAAAATTCGGGTAGGCAATAAATTATATTTCGGCGACAGTGACCTGGTAGCGGAGGTCATTGACAACACAACATCACGCGGCCGTACAATTCGTTTTCTATTCGACGGGAACCACGAAGAGTTTATGAAAGCGGTGGATGAACTGGGCGAAACGCCTATTCCACGCGAAATGAACCGGGAAGCTGAAGAAGCCGACCGCGATGCCTACCAAACAGTTTTTGCCCAACACGTAGGGGCTGTAGCAGCACCGACCGCTGGTCTGCACTTTACCCGCGCCATGATGAAGCGGATGGAAATTAAAGGCATTCACTTTGCCCCCGTTACGCTGCACGTTGGTCTGGGAACGTTCCGTCAGGTGGATGTAGAAGATTTGACTAAGCACAAAACAGATTCAGAAAACTACCGGATTCCGGAAGATTCAGCCAAGGTTGTCAATACCGCCCTTGACGCTGGCAAACGGGTGTGCGCCGTTGGCACAACATCCCTCAAAGCCATTGAGTCGTCGGTGTCGGCCAACAGCCGATTGAAACCCGTTGAAGGCTGGACAGATAAATTTATTTTTCCTCCATACGACTTTAAGATTGCCAACTCGTTGCTCACAAGCCTGCACCTGCCAGAGTCGATTCTGATCATGATGACGAGCGCCTTTGGTGGCCACGAACTCATTAAAGAAGCGTATCAGGTGGCGATCAAGGAGAAATACCGTTTCTTCAGCTATGGCGATGCGATGCTGATTATTTAA
- a CDS encoding gluconolaconase has protein sequence MVRPAYTLLALMALVTACNTSDPVFDAPVIPERIPFSATRQYPEGITYAPSLSRFLISSITQGKVGTVDEKGLYMDLITDDKQLISSVGMKVRNNLLYVCNGDQGVSDKSTPQTALKTAGLFVYDLASKQNVRRVDLAALRPGVNHYANDIAFDDQGNAYVTDSFDSVIYKVPTDTSRASILLNSPLFIGEQGINLNGIVYHPDKFLIVVKSNEGKLFKVDLANANNVSEITGVTLLNGDGMVLYNNDLYVVNGRNKVSQVRSTDGWKTASVVKTDSVGYNQATTNVLVNDKLYTINARIDEVSAAVAAKNPAQLQENTYSIQQFK, from the coding sequence ATGGTTCGTCCAGCCTACACACTGCTTGCTCTGATGGCCTTGGTTACGGCCTGTAATACAAGCGACCCCGTATTCGACGCCCCCGTCATTCCCGAGCGTATTCCGTTTTCGGCAACCCGACAATACCCGGAAGGAATAACCTATGCGCCTTCGCTGAGCCGATTTCTGATCAGTTCTATTACCCAGGGAAAAGTAGGGACGGTCGATGAAAAGGGACTATACATGGACCTTATCACCGACGATAAACAGTTGATTAGCAGCGTTGGTATGAAAGTGCGGAACAACCTGCTTTATGTGTGTAATGGAGATCAGGGTGTTTCCGATAAAAGTACACCGCAAACGGCGCTTAAGACGGCTGGGTTGTTTGTGTATGATCTGGCCTCCAAACAGAATGTACGGCGGGTCGATCTGGCAGCACTCCGGCCAGGAGTCAATCATTATGCCAATGATATAGCGTTCGATGATCAGGGAAATGCGTACGTAACGGATTCGTTCGACTCGGTCATTTATAAAGTACCCACCGACACATCCCGCGCGAGTATCCTACTCAATTCGCCCCTCTTCATTGGCGAACAGGGCATCAACCTGAACGGTATCGTTTACCATCCGGATAAATTTCTCATTGTGGTGAAGTCAAATGAGGGGAAACTTTTTAAAGTCGATTTGGCCAATGCCAACAACGTCTCGGAAATAACAGGTGTAACACTGTTGAATGGCGATGGGATGGTGCTTTACAACAACGACTTATACGTTGTAAATGGCCGCAATAAAGTGTCGCAGGTGCGCTCGACGGACGGATGGAAAACGGCTTCGGTTGTCAAAACCGATTCGGTTGGCTACAATCAGGCCACAACCAACGTACTGGTGAACGATAAACTTTATACGATCAACGCCCGGATTGATGAGGTGAGTGCCGCCGTAGCCGCCAAAAATCCGGCTCAGCTACAGGAAAATACGTACAGTATTCAGCAGTTTAAATAA
- a CDS encoding 3-keto-disaccharide hydrolase, producing MHTTSIRFLAVLLAIGLCVGFISRPTAGGWVSIFDGKTLNGWKVTEESPETFSVQDGAIVVAGPRAHLFYEGPVNNHNFKNFEWKAQVKTMPGSNSGMFIHTAYQPSGWPSKGYEIQVNQSHTDWRKTGSVYGLQDVKEVFVKDGEWYTEHIIVQGKKVIIKVNDKVINDYTEADSVSNGSSGKKLSSGTIALQGHDPKSKVFYKDIQIKVLPD from the coding sequence ATGCATACTACCTCAATCCGTTTTTTAGCCGTCCTACTGGCAATTGGCCTGTGTGTCGGTTTTATTAGCCGGCCAACTGCCGGTGGCTGGGTCAGCATTTTCGACGGCAAGACGCTCAATGGCTGGAAAGTTACTGAAGAGAGCCCGGAAACATTCAGCGTTCAGGATGGTGCTATTGTGGTGGCCGGACCACGCGCTCATTTGTTCTACGAAGGGCCTGTTAACAATCACAATTTCAAAAACTTCGAATGGAAGGCGCAGGTAAAAACCATGCCTGGTTCAAACTCTGGAATGTTTATTCACACTGCTTATCAGCCATCGGGCTGGCCATCTAAAGGGTATGAAATTCAGGTCAATCAATCCCACACCGACTGGCGCAAGACGGGCAGTGTGTATGGTCTTCAGGATGTAAAAGAAGTATTCGTGAAAGATGGCGAGTGGTATACCGAACACATCATCGTGCAGGGTAAGAAGGTAATCATCAAGGTGAATGACAAAGTAATCAACGATTATACCGAAGCCGATAGCGTTAGTAATGGCAGCTCCGGCAAAAAGCTCAGTAGCGGAACCATTGCCTTACAAGGGCATGATCCCAAAAGCAAAGTCTTCTATAAAGACATCCAGATTAAGGTATTACCCGATTAA